In Streptomyces nojiriensis, one genomic interval encodes:
- a CDS encoding GlxA family transcriptional regulator, translated as MRRVAIVVQPGIRSFDLAVITEVWGPDRSRTGVPGFELRRCALEPGPIPLPGGLTLTPDRGLDWLATADLVVVPALDEPADPTPAPVLAALREAHGRGVPVAALCAGAFILAEAGLLEGRRAVTHWWLAPQLAARYPGIVVEDAPLYVEDGGLWTSAGVASGIDLCLHLVREAHGAEAAAAIARSMVTGPFRTGDHAQYLDRPVPAADRTAEALAAVRARALRSLHEPLSVGTMAGWAGMSPRSFARHFAAATGTTPHRWLLGHRLNAARKLLERTDHPVPEVARRAGFASEVTFRQHFTAHVGLGPRAYRAASCAPAAAPNPPDSVRKGS; from the coding sequence ATGCGTCGTGTCGCGATCGTCGTCCAGCCCGGTATCCGCAGTTTCGACCTCGCCGTCATCACCGAGGTCTGGGGCCCCGACCGCAGCCGCACCGGGGTGCCGGGCTTCGAGCTGCGCCGGTGCGCCCTGGAGCCCGGACCGATCCCGCTGCCCGGCGGGCTGACCCTGACCCCGGACCGGGGACTGGACTGGCTGGCCACCGCGGACCTGGTCGTCGTACCGGCGCTGGACGAGCCGGCCGACCCGACGCCCGCGCCGGTCCTCGCCGCCCTGCGCGAGGCGCACGGCCGGGGCGTGCCGGTCGCCGCCCTGTGCGCCGGGGCGTTCATCCTGGCGGAGGCCGGTCTGCTGGAGGGCCGCCGGGCGGTCACCCACTGGTGGCTGGCCCCGCAGCTGGCCGCCCGCTACCCGGGGATCGTGGTCGAGGACGCCCCGCTCTACGTCGAGGACGGCGGACTGTGGACCTCCGCCGGGGTGGCCTCCGGGATCGACCTGTGCCTGCACCTCGTGCGGGAGGCGCACGGCGCCGAGGCCGCCGCCGCCATCGCCCGCTCCATGGTGACGGGCCCGTTCCGCACCGGGGACCACGCCCAGTACCTGGACCGGCCCGTCCCCGCCGCGGACCGGACGGCCGAAGCGCTGGCCGCCGTACGGGCGCGGGCCCTGCGTTCGCTGCACGAGCCGCTGTCCGTGGGGACCATGGCCGGCTGGGCCGGGATGTCCCCGCGTTCCTTCGCCCGGCACTTCGCCGCCGCCACCGGCACCACCCCGCACCGGTGGCTGCTGGGCCACCGGCTGAACGCGGCCCGCAAGCTGCTGGAACGCACCGACCACCCGGTGCCGGAGGTGGCCCGGCGGGCCGGTTTCGCCAGTGAGGTCACCTTCCGCCAGCACTTCACCGCGCACGTCGGCCTCGGCCCTCGCGCGTACCGTGCGGCCTCCTGCGCACCGGCAGCCGCACCAAACCCACCGGACAGTGTTAGAAAGGGCTCATGA
- a CDS encoding cysteine hydrolase family protein, which translates to MTTTAIEIAPNSALLVIDVQKGFDEESFWGPRNNPAAEDNIAALMDAWQAAGRPVVLVRHASVQPGSVLAADHPGHAFKDLVEKRSEGALVVTKTVNSAFYGTPDLADWLTAQGIGQLVLVGIQTNMCVETTARMAGNLGYDVLVPLDATHTFDLAGPAGLALTADELATATAVNLQGGGFARVTTTADLLTA; encoded by the coding sequence ATGACGACGACCGCGATCGAGATCGCCCCCAACAGTGCCCTGCTGGTCATCGACGTGCAGAAGGGCTTCGACGAGGAGTCCTTCTGGGGGCCCCGCAACAACCCGGCGGCCGAGGACAACATCGCGGCCCTGATGGACGCCTGGCAGGCGGCCGGCCGGCCGGTGGTCCTCGTGCGGCACGCGTCCGTGCAGCCCGGCTCCGTCCTCGCCGCCGACCACCCCGGCCACGCCTTCAAGGACCTGGTCGAGAAGCGGAGCGAGGGGGCCCTGGTGGTCACCAAGACGGTGAACTCGGCCTTCTACGGCACCCCGGACCTGGCCGACTGGCTGACGGCCCAGGGCATCGGCCAGCTGGTGCTGGTCGGCATCCAGACCAACATGTGCGTCGAGACCACGGCCCGGATGGCCGGGAACCTGGGCTACGACGTCCTCGTCCCGCTCGACGCCACCCACACCTTCGACCTCGCCGGGCCGGCGGGCCTCGCCCTGACGGCGGACGAGCTCGCCACGGCCACCGCGGTGAACCTCCAGGGCGGCGGCTTCGCCCGCGTGACCACCACGGCCGACCTCTTGACGGCGTAG
- a CDS encoding glycerate kinase, which produces MTDGAVTEAARVLIAADKFKGSLTAVQVAERVTAGLRMAVPDVEIETLPVADGGDGTVAAAVAAGFERREVRVTGPLGDQVTAAFALRGSTAVVEMAEASGLQLLPAGTFAALTATTYGSGELLKAALDAGARSIVFGVGGSATTDGGAGMLAALGAVFLDANGEPVGPGGGALAELASADLSGVDPRFAEVEFVLASDVDNPLTGPKGCAAVYGPQKGASPEDVATLDAALAHFAVVLEKSIGAKAAECAVLPGAGGAGGIGYGALLLGATFRPGIELMLEVLGFAPALERATLVITGEGSLDEQTLHGKAPAGVAAAARAAGKPVVAVCGRLLLSQEALEGAGIRKAYPLTDLEPDPAKSIPNAGPLLEQVAANIAADVL; this is translated from the coding sequence GTGACGGACGGAGCAGTAACTGAGGCCGCGCGTGTACTCATCGCCGCGGACAAATTCAAGGGCTCGCTCACGGCCGTTCAGGTCGCGGAGCGGGTGACGGCCGGTCTCCGCATGGCCGTGCCGGACGTGGAGATCGAGACGCTCCCCGTCGCGGACGGCGGCGACGGAACGGTCGCGGCAGCCGTGGCAGCCGGCTTCGAGCGCCGGGAGGTACGGGTCACCGGACCCCTCGGCGACCAGGTCACGGCCGCCTTCGCGCTGCGCGGGAGCACCGCGGTGGTCGAGATGGCGGAGGCCTCCGGGCTGCAGCTGCTGCCGGCGGGCACCTTCGCCGCGCTGACGGCGACCACGTACGGCTCGGGCGAGCTGCTCAAGGCCGCGCTGGACGCGGGCGCGCGCTCGATCGTCTTCGGTGTGGGCGGCAGTGCCACCACCGACGGCGGCGCCGGCATGCTGGCAGCGCTGGGCGCCGTGTTCCTGGATGCGAACGGCGAACCGGTGGGTCCGGGCGGCGGTGCGCTGGCCGAGCTGGCCTCGGCCGACCTGTCCGGCGTCGACCCGCGCTTCGCCGAGGTGGAGTTCGTCCTCGCGAGCGACGTGGACAACCCGTTGACCGGCCCGAAGGGCTGCGCGGCGGTCTACGGCCCGCAGAAGGGGGCGTCGCCCGAGGACGTGGCGACGCTCGACGCGGCGCTGGCGCACTTCGCGGTGGTGCTGGAGAAGTCGATCGGCGCGAAGGCCGCCGAGTGCGCGGTGCTGCCGGGTGCCGGCGGCGCGGGCGGCATCGGCTACGGGGCCCTGCTGCTCGGCGCGACGTTCCGTCCCGGCATCGAGCTGATGCTGGAGGTGCTGGGCTTCGCCCCCGCGCTGGAGCGGGCCACGCTGGTCATCACCGGTGAGGGCTCCCTGGACGAGCAGACCCTGCACGGCAAGGCCCCGGCGGGCGTCGCGGCGGCGGCGCGCGCGGCGGGCAAGCCGGTGGTGGCCGTCTGCGGCCGGCTGCTGCTGAGCCAGGAGGCGCTGGAGGGGGCCGGCATCCGCAAGGCGTACCCGCTCACGGACCTGGAGCCCGACCCGGCCAAGTCCATCCCGAACGCGGGTCCCCTGCTGGAGCAGGTCGCGGCCAACATCGCCGCCGACGTCCTCTGA
- a CDS encoding BCCT family transporter, with product MSAESPERPRPDTPAGGSGGPADGAPDHAVVAVGVIAVLAVVAWAALAGDSFDTASGTALSWVLGNFAWLFVIAADVFLVMCVVLAISRFGRIRLGADDSEPEFTNLAWIAMMFSAGMGIGLMFYGVGEPLTHYLAPPPASGAAPRTGAAALAAMEYSFFHWTLTPWAIYGIAGLALAYATFRKGRGNRLSSAFVPLIGEQRADGRPGKAIDLLAVFATVFGTATSLGLGALQVSKGLGLTTGIEDSVTVQLIIIGSLSAAFVLSAFSGLHKGVKWLSTVNIVLAATLMLFVFVLGPTVYILDVIPSSIGGYLSELVPMASRTGAFTDAKWLGAWTIFYWAWWLSWAPFVGTFIARISRGRTVREFLIGVLLVPSGATVIWFCVMGGTAIRLDSTGAVDFAVTIKDGTEATLFAMLGALPLAAVTSWVAMVLVMTYFVTSADSASLVMGSLTSRGSLNPPTWLVVTWGVLMAAVAAVLLVAGGLKSLQTATILVALPFVIVMMLLCWALVKELRTDPGAGPARHHPLHGMRDAVRAMVGDAVTEQGAAGHPRLRRVAGSGGRGHEDGEGPGSPQA from the coding sequence ATGAGCGCGGAATCACCGGAACGGCCACGTCCGGACACCCCGGCAGGAGGATCCGGTGGCCCCGCCGACGGCGCGCCCGACCATGCGGTCGTCGCCGTGGGCGTGATCGCCGTGCTGGCCGTCGTCGCCTGGGCGGCCCTGGCCGGGGACTCCTTCGACACGGCGTCGGGCACCGCGCTCTCCTGGGTGCTGGGGAACTTCGCCTGGCTGTTCGTGATCGCCGCCGACGTCTTCCTCGTCATGTGCGTCGTCCTCGCGATCAGCCGGTTCGGCCGGATCCGGCTCGGCGCCGACGACTCCGAGCCCGAGTTCACCAACCTCGCGTGGATCGCGATGATGTTCAGCGCCGGCATGGGCATCGGCCTGATGTTCTACGGGGTGGGGGAGCCGCTCACCCACTACCTGGCCCCGCCCCCGGCCTCCGGGGCGGCCCCCCGCACCGGCGCCGCCGCCCTCGCGGCCATGGAGTACTCCTTCTTCCACTGGACCCTCACCCCCTGGGCGATCTACGGCATCGCCGGCCTCGCCCTGGCCTACGCGACGTTCCGCAAGGGCCGCGGCAACCGCCTCAGCTCCGCCTTCGTCCCCCTGATCGGCGAGCAGCGGGCCGATGGCCGGCCCGGCAAGGCCATCGACCTGCTGGCCGTGTTCGCCACCGTCTTCGGCACCGCCACCAGCCTCGGCCTCGGCGCGCTCCAGGTCTCCAAGGGGCTCGGCCTCACCACCGGCATCGAGGACTCCGTCACCGTGCAGCTGATCATCATCGGCTCGCTCTCGGCGGCCTTCGTCCTCTCCGCCTTCTCCGGCCTGCACAAGGGCGTGAAGTGGCTCAGCACCGTCAACATCGTGCTCGCCGCCACCCTGATGCTCTTCGTCTTCGTGCTCGGCCCCACCGTCTACATCCTCGACGTGATTCCCTCGAGCATCGGCGGGTACCTGAGCGAGCTGGTGCCCATGGCCAGCCGCACCGGCGCCTTCACCGACGCCAAGTGGCTCGGCGCGTGGACGATCTTCTACTGGGCCTGGTGGCTGTCCTGGGCGCCCTTCGTCGGCACCTTCATCGCCCGCATCTCACGCGGCCGCACCGTCCGCGAGTTCCTCATCGGCGTACTGCTCGTCCCCAGCGGGGCCACCGTGATCTGGTTCTGTGTCATGGGCGGCACCGCGATCCGCCTCGACTCCACCGGCGCCGTCGACTTCGCCGTCACGATCAAGGACGGTACGGAGGCAACGCTCTTCGCGATGCTGGGCGCCCTGCCGCTCGCCGCGGTCACCTCGTGGGTCGCCATGGTCCTGGTCATGACCTACTTCGTCACCAGCGCCGACTCGGCCTCCCTGGTGATGGGCTCGCTCACCAGCCGCGGCTCCCTCAACCCGCCCACCTGGCTCGTCGTCACCTGGGGCGTGCTGATGGCCGCCGTCGCCGCCGTGCTCCTCGTCGCGGGCGGCCTGAAGTCCCTGCAGACCGCCACCATCCTGGTCGCGCTGCCCTTCGTCATCGTCATGATGCTGCTCTGCTGGGCCCTGGTGAAGGAACTCCGTACGGACCCCGGCGCCGGACCCGCCCGCCACCACCCCCTGCACGGGATGCGGGACGCGGTCCGGGCCATGGTCGGCGACGCCGTCACCGAACAGGGGGCGGCCGGCCACCCGCGGCTGCGGCGCGTGGCCGGGTCAGGGGGACGGGGGCACGAGGACGGCGAAGGCCCGGGATCCCCGCAGGCGTGA